The window AATTGGCGTTTGCCGAGGCTGGCATAGATTTGGCTGTCTCCGCTCATAGCTGCTTTTGGCGCGAAAGATGCCGGGTCTGGCTGACTCAAACCCTGCCCTGCCTGAGTCTCAGGAGAAGAAGCCGCTGAAGCCCTGCTGCGCTTGCCCGGAGACCAAGAAGGCGCGCGATGCGTGTATCATCGAGGAAGGAGAAGAACACTGTGGACATGTAATTGAGGCCCACAAGGAATGCATGAGAGCCCTaggatttaaaatatgaaatggtgGTCTGCTGTGTGAATAAATAATTCCTGAAGAATGAAGAAGATTAATTTTGGGAGTTCTTTGATGAACTTTGATATGTGGAAaaagtatttataatttattgtaagaagaaagtaaaatattactagtggaaaaaaaaaagaaatcatcaaaGACTGTagctaatataaagaaaaataaaataatgtgcagTGAATTTCACCAGTGTAGACAATtgtccagaaaaagaaaacacaaactatactttgttttgtttggtttttgagacagagtcttgctctgctgccccaggctggagtgcagtgttgtgatctcggct of the Pan paniscus chromosome 14, NHGRI_mPanPan1-v2.0_pri, whole genome shotgun sequence genome contains:
- the LOC106635428 gene encoding cytochrome c oxidase copper chaperone-like, which produces MPGLADSNPALPESQEKKPLKPCCACPETKKARDACIIEEGEEHCGHVIEAHKECMRALGFKI